One window of the Candidatus Hydrogenedentota bacterium genome contains the following:
- the gguA gene encoding sugar ABC transporter ATP-binding protein — protein MSEFVLEMRNIVKRFPGVLALDNVQFDLRPREVHCLVGENGAGKSTLMKILSGAQPMDSGEIRLSGERVDIHSPHHAQQLGISMIYQEFNLSPYLSVAENIFLGREPRIGKTPFINWSKMYADAREVLGRIRVEIDVRKPVNECSVAQQQMVEIAKAISFNSKIIVMDEPSATLTDHELRALFDLIRTLRRQDIGLVYISHRLEEIFEIGDRLTVMRDGQYIGTHAVCDLKRDDIIRMMVGRELKDEFPKEIFTPGAERLRVEGLSRHGAFNNVSFSLRAGEIVGLTGLVGAGRTEVARAIFGADTPDAGTLTLDGKPVTVASPQDAIRQGIGLLTEDRKGQGLVLGMTVRENTTLANLKSLVRILFVDRRRERAITEQYVKELQIKTPSIEQSAQNLSGGNQQKVVLAKWLFTESKILIFDEPTRGIDVGAKVEIYKLMNDLARRGACILMISSELPEVLGMCDRILVMHEGRLAGELSRAEATQERIMQLATGAALSAAKADG, from the coding sequence ATGAGTGAGTTCGTTCTCGAAATGCGCAATATCGTCAAGCGGTTTCCCGGCGTGCTCGCCCTCGACAACGTGCAGTTCGACCTGCGCCCCCGCGAGGTCCACTGCCTCGTCGGCGAGAACGGCGCGGGCAAATCCACGCTGATGAAAATCCTTTCGGGCGCGCAGCCGATGGATTCCGGCGAAATCCGGCTGTCTGGCGAGCGGGTGGATATACACTCCCCGCATCATGCCCAACAACTCGGCATTAGCATGATCTACCAGGAGTTCAATCTCAGCCCGTATCTAAGCGTCGCCGAGAATATCTTTTTGGGCCGTGAACCGCGCATCGGCAAGACGCCCTTCATCAACTGGTCCAAAATGTATGCCGATGCGCGCGAAGTGCTGGGCCGCATCCGGGTCGAAATAGACGTCCGGAAACCGGTCAACGAATGCAGCGTCGCCCAGCAGCAAATGGTCGAAATCGCCAAGGCCATCTCGTTCAACTCGAAGATTATCGTCATGGACGAGCCCTCCGCGACCCTTACCGATCACGAACTGCGCGCGTTGTTCGATCTAATTCGCACGCTGCGCCGGCAGGATATCGGGCTTGTCTACATTTCGCACCGCCTCGAGGAAATCTTCGAGATCGGCGACCGCCTCACCGTTATGCGCGACGGACAATACATCGGCACGCACGCCGTCTGCGATCTCAAGCGCGACGACATTATCCGCATGATGGTCGGACGCGAACTCAAGGACGAGTTTCCCAAGGAAATCTTCACGCCGGGGGCGGAACGGTTGCGCGTCGAGGGCCTTTCACGGCACGGCGCATTCAACAATGTGTCATTCTCGCTGCGCGCGGGCGAAATCGTCGGCCTCACCGGGCTCGTCGGCGCGGGGCGGACAGAGGTGGCGCGCGCGATTTTCGGCGCCGACACGCCCGATGCGGGAACCCTGACGCTCGACGGCAAGCCGGTGACCGTCGCCTCGCCGCAGGACGCGATCCGGCAGGGCATCGGCCTGCTGACCGAAGACCGAAAGGGCCAGGGTCTCGTGCTCGGCATGACGGTCCGGGAAAACACGACCTTGGCGAACTTGAAGTCGCTGGTGCGCATCCTGTTTGTGGACCGCCGCCGCGAGCGAGCCATCACCGAGCAATACGTCAAGGAACTGCAAATCAAGACCCCGTCCATCGAACAGTCCGCGCAGAACCTCAGCGGCGGCAACCAGCAGAAGGTGGTGCTCGCAAAGTGGCTCTTCACGGAATCGAAAATTCTGATATTCGACGAGCCAACCCGCGGGATTGACGTTGGCGCGAAGGTTGAAATCTACAAGCTCATGAACGACCTTGCCCGCCGGGGAGCGTGCATCCTCATGATCTCGAGCGAACTGCCCGAAGTGCTCGGCATGTGCGACAGGATTCTCGTCATGCACGAGGGCCGGTTGGCCGGCGAGTTGAGCCGCGCCGAGGCCACGCAGGAACGCATCATGCAGTTGGCCACGGGGGCCGCCCTGAGCGCGGCAAAGGCAGACGGATGA
- a CDS encoding ABC transporter permease has product MTGGFRRFLGAYGFLLAAIVIECVVFAVAAEYRERPPFLSVASLVNILNQSAVYGVLSVGMTFVILTGGIDLSVGSLIAFGGIIAAWIVRWGGAPPAPWIFAGWMAALAVGTLCGGATGLLVTRVHVPPFIATLALMSSLRGLGYILAGGQPIAPLPSAYTILGRYRLFDLIPLGVLVMLAVFVLGGILLNATRFGRHVRAIGGNEEAARLSGVPVARIKTVVYMMCGMLAVLGGLIASSKLGSGDPKSGLGDELSVIAAVVVGGTSLSGGRGTIPGTFIGLLIVSVLNSGLNWIGVESFGQQVILGLVILAAVLLDRFTARA; this is encoded by the coding sequence ATGACCGGAGGTTTTCGGCGTTTTCTGGGCGCGTACGGTTTTCTGCTGGCGGCCATCGTCATCGAATGCGTCGTGTTTGCGGTCGCCGCGGAATACCGGGAGCGCCCCCCGTTCCTGTCCGTCGCGAGTCTTGTGAACATCCTCAATCAATCGGCCGTTTACGGGGTGTTGTCCGTCGGCATGACCTTTGTCATCCTGACGGGCGGCATCGATCTGAGCGTCGGCTCGTTGATTGCCTTTGGCGGCATCATCGCGGCATGGATTGTCCGGTGGGGGGGCGCGCCGCCCGCGCCATGGATATTCGCGGGTTGGATGGCGGCGCTTGCCGTGGGAACCCTGTGCGGCGGCGCGACGGGCTTGCTGGTCACGCGCGTCCATGTGCCGCCCTTCATCGCGACGCTCGCGCTCATGAGTTCGTTGCGCGGATTGGGATACATTCTGGCGGGCGGCCAGCCCATCGCCCCGCTACCCTCCGCCTACACGATCCTGGGCCGTTACCGCCTGTTCGATTTGATTCCCCTGGGTGTGCTCGTCATGCTCGCCGTATTCGTGCTGGGCGGGATTCTGCTCAACGCGACGCGTTTCGGGCGTCATGTCCGCGCGATTGGCGGCAACGAGGAAGCCGCCCGACTGAGCGGCGTGCCCGTCGCACGCATCAAGACGGTCGTCTACATGATGTGCGGCATGCTGGCCGTGTTGGGCGGCCTGATCGCGTCGTCCAAGCTGGGCAGCGGCGACCCCAAGTCCGGCCTTGGCGACGAATTGAGCGTTATCGCGGCGGTGGTGGTCGGCGGGACGAGCCTCAGCGGCGGACGCGGAACCATCCCCGGCACCTTCATCGGCCTCTTGATCGTGTCGGTGCTCAACAGCGGCCTGAACTGGATCGGCGTCGAAAGTTTCGGCCAGCAGGTAATCCTCGGCCTCGTCATCCTGGCCGCGGTGCTCCTCGACCGCTTTACCGCGCGCGCGTAA
- a CDS encoding TlpA disulfide reductase family protein: protein MNKITRIHGAALAFVFLFGALGGVACGASDHPLLGKAAPALSLDLMGGGKLDLAALKGKVVVMDFWATWCPPCRAAMPVYVRVTDKLKEKGVVFYGVNLKETPEQIKTFQEKNNLKFSVALDSQLEAAKLYEVESIPQLVIVGKDGVIEAVHVGMAPGAEETLTKELETLLAGKSLVKKDEKK from the coding sequence ATGAACAAGATAACGCGAATACACGGGGCGGCGCTCGCATTCGTTTTTCTATTTGGAGCGCTTGGAGGCGTGGCATGCGGGGCATCGGACCACCCGCTGCTCGGCAAGGCCGCGCCGGCGCTGTCGCTCGATTTGATGGGCGGCGGCAAACTCGACCTTGCGGCGCTCAAGGGCAAGGTGGTCGTCATGGATTTTTGGGCGACATGGTGTCCGCCATGCCGCGCCGCCATGCCCGTCTATGTCCGGGTAACCGACAAACTGAAAGAAAAGGGCGTGGTGTTTTACGGTGTCAACCTGAAAGAAACGCCCGAACAAATCAAGACCTTCCAGGAAAAGAACAATCTGAAGTTTTCCGTGGCGCTCGACAGCCAACTCGAGGCGGCGAAATTGTATGAAGTCGAGAGCATTCCCCAACTGGTGATCGTCGGCAAGGACGGCGTAATCGAGGCTGTGCATGTCGGCATGGCGCCCGGCGCCGAGGAAACACTCACCAAGGAATTGGAAACCCTGCTGGCCGGCAAGAGCCTCGTCAAGAAAGACGAAAAAAAGTAG
- a CDS encoding DnaA/Hda family protein, with product MLGFRSRAAQTARTTPDPVESGGTVSGETADPPGASELPRVPADGTPLAVPPKRLGSILVEEHLVSQAQIEEALAYQREHGGFLGQILVEMGYISQNDLVLCLVKQCRIPHISLLDYDISKEVLQLVPKELCQTHNLIPIDKLGRILTVAMVNPLDTAALDEVKKVCPDLRIKPILCDWQHLQTVFTRTYGAARQNLDEHSLPLGPKRQFDKASEPDADVMTQLDAVAKDLIQQSATERVSPKPAIPQAPVQPNLADAPASDITAMVRESVGGILQDAMANLMAGNMGKQDQKGAKATTLSRDDLNWAIRESVADAVREVMAVSPMPAKTAQGTDLSAMIRESVAAAMQETLGGRNTAGSKTQDEIQTLLRAAVQEALRGNEAAAVARTTLHDLEMRDAERLKRQKHAPAMGRGFAARSEARIESDDQVLDAFNSDHLLDEYRFETFVVGKGNAFTVKLCRAVASQPGGEYNPFFIYGDVGLGKTHLVNAIGNAIAEVHPDMRIGYVSASRFATRLAEAQRDDAVDAFRSSYGHWDVLILDDIQFLGGRVEAQEEFFHIFNALQQQNRQIIIAGDKPPDRLGMLEQRLISRFSGGIVANVRPPEFEARVAILERIAEKSGATLSADILALVARRVTHDMRKMIGALRKIMAFAKLQEGDITPETANDILIQLGIVEVA from the coding sequence ATGTTAGGTTTCCGTTCACGGGCCGCCCAGACGGCCAGAACTACCCCGGACCCCGTGGAATCGGGCGGGACTGTTTCCGGCGAAACGGCGGATCCGCCCGGTGCTTCGGAATTGCCACGCGTTCCGGCGGATGGAACACCATTGGCCGTGCCGCCGAAAAGGCTGGGATCCATTCTGGTCGAGGAACATCTGGTTTCCCAGGCACAAATCGAGGAGGCCTTGGCCTATCAGCGGGAACACGGGGGATTTTTGGGGCAAATTTTGGTTGAAATGGGCTATATCAGTCAGAACGATTTGGTATTGTGCCTGGTCAAGCAATGCCGGATTCCCCATATCAGCCTGCTCGACTACGATATCTCGAAGGAAGTGCTCCAACTGGTGCCCAAGGAATTGTGCCAGACCCACAACCTAATCCCCATAGACAAACTGGGCCGGATTTTGACCGTCGCCATGGTGAATCCGCTGGACACCGCCGCGCTCGACGAAGTCAAGAAAGTGTGTCCGGATCTTCGGATCAAGCCGATCTTGTGCGATTGGCAACACCTCCAAACGGTATTTACACGGACTTACGGCGCGGCCCGGCAGAATCTCGACGAACACAGCCTCCCCTTGGGACCCAAGCGGCAATTTGACAAGGCAAGCGAACCGGACGCGGATGTGATGACCCAACTGGATGCCGTCGCGAAAGACCTCATCCAACAATCGGCAACGGAAAGGGTCTCGCCGAAACCCGCCATCCCGCAAGCCCCTGTCCAGCCGAACCTCGCCGACGCCCCGGCCTCCGACATTACGGCCATGGTGCGGGAAAGCGTGGGGGGCATCCTGCAGGACGCCATGGCCAATCTTATGGCCGGCAACATGGGAAAACAGGACCAAAAGGGCGCCAAGGCGACGACGCTTTCAAGGGACGACTTGAATTGGGCCATTCGCGAAAGTGTCGCCGACGCGGTTCGGGAAGTCATGGCGGTTTCGCCCATGCCGGCGAAAACCGCGCAGGGAACGGATTTGAGCGCCATGATCCGGGAAAGCGTTGCGGCGGCAATGCAAGAAACGCTGGGTGGTCGTAACACCGCGGGATCCAAGACACAAGACGAGATTCAAACACTATTACGGGCGGCCGTTCAGGAGGCGTTGCGCGGCAACGAAGCCGCCGCCGTGGCCCGCACGACCCTGCATGATCTCGAAATGCGCGACGCCGAACGTCTCAAGCGACAAAAACATGCGCCGGCCATGGGACGCGGTTTCGCCGCCCGTTCCGAAGCCCGAATCGAGTCCGACGATCAAGTCTTGGATGCTTTCAATTCAGACCATCTGTTGGACGAGTACCGGTTCGAGACCTTCGTGGTGGGAAAAGGCAATGCCTTCACGGTGAAATTGTGCCGGGCCGTCGCCAGCCAGCCCGGCGGCGAATACAATCCCTTTTTTATTTACGGCGATGTCGGACTTGGCAAGACCCATCTGGTCAACGCGATTGGAAACGCCATCGCGGAAGTCCATCCCGACATGCGCATCGGCTATGTGTCGGCAAGCCGCTTCGCCACGCGCCTCGCCGAAGCCCAACGCGACGACGCTGTGGACGCATTTCGATCCAGTTACGGCCATTGGGACGTGCTGATACTCGACGATATCCAGTTTCTCGGCGGACGCGTCGAGGCGCAGGAGGAATTTTTTCACATTTTCAACGCGTTGCAACAGCAAAACCGCCAGATAATTATCGCGGGGGACAAGCCCCCCGACCGCCTCGGCATGCTTGAACAACGGTTGATTTCCCGCTTTTCGGGAGGCATTGTGGCCAATGTGCGCCCGCCCGAATTCGAGGCGCGCGTGGCCATTCTGGAACGGATAGCGGAGAAAAGCGGCGCAACGTTGTCCGCCGACATCCTGGCGCTGGTGGCCCGGCGCGTGACACACGACATGCGCAAGATGATCGGCGCGCTGAGAAAAATCATGGCCTTTGCGAAACTTCAGGAGGGGGACATTACCCCCGAAACGGCCAACGACATTCTGATCCAGCTGGGAATCGTGGAGGTGGCATGA